In Limnobaculum parvum, one DNA window encodes the following:
- a CDS encoding methylglyoxal synthase produces MQLTTRAIPIQKNIALVAHDHCKQYLLKWAEDNKSVLAKHRLFATGTTGNLIQRTTDVPVSSMLSGPMGGDQQIGAMISEGKIDVLIFFWDPLNAVPHDPDVKALLRLATVWNIPVATNRATADMLISSGLFEKEIVIDIPDYQKYLQERLK; encoded by the coding sequence ATGCAACTAACAACACGAGCAATTCCAATACAAAAGAACATTGCACTGGTTGCTCACGATCACTGTAAACAGTATCTGTTAAAATGGGCTGAAGACAACAAATCCGTTCTGGCTAAACACCGGCTATTTGCCACTGGAACCACAGGCAATTTAATTCAGAGAACTACAGATGTTCCTGTCTCCAGTATGCTTAGCGGGCCAATGGGCGGGGACCAGCAAATCGGCGCCATGATCTCTGAAGGTAAAATTGATGTATTAATTTTCTTCTGGGATCCACTCAATGCTGTCCCTCACGACCCTGATGTCAAAGCCTTATTACGACTGGCAACTGTCTGGAATATTCCTGTCGCAACCAACAGGGCAACTGCCGACATGTTGATATCTTCAGGTCTATTTGAAAAAGAGATAGTCATTGATATACCTGATTATCAGAAATACCTGCAAGAACGTCTGAAATAG